The genome window TTTGATATCTGTCAGGTcccaccattttttttcaatgCATTTTCTTCTCATTTTGATCATTTCTCCACCAAAACTTGGCCATCACGCTACTTAGTTCTTTACATAACCCATCTGAAAGCTTGAAAACCGACATAGTGTATGATGGTAGAACTAATGCCACAGACTTGAGAAGGACTTCTTTGCCCGCATTACTTAACATCTTGCCTTTCTGTCCTTGCAATTTAGCTATCATCTTGTCTTTAAGGAATTTGAATGTGCTGTTTTTGGATCTTCTTATAACCATAGGGAGACCAAGATACTTTGCCTGAGTAACATGCTAAATTTTGCCCAGTATTTGGAGGACACTTTGTTTGTTTGCTTGGAAGGTGTTTCTATTGAAGAGAACAACTGACTTCTCAATGTTGACCTTTTGCCTTGACGCTTGTTCATAGATTTGGAGAATTCTGGTGATCTCACTTGCCTTCTTACCACTATCTTTGCAAAAAATTAGCGAGTCATCAGTTAAAAACAAGTAAGAGATAACAGCTGGGGATTTTAATTCCTGTTAACAGATTATTTCTGCAAGCAGATGTCAACAGATTTGCTAGATCTTGAGCACAAAAAAGAAACAGATCAGGGGACATTGGGTCACCCTGTCTAATTCCTCTAGAGGGACAGACATAGCCTGATTTATTCCCATTGATATTAAAAGAGTAGGAACAGGAAGATAAGCACCCTTTAATCCACAGAGGGCAGAATCCCATTTTACTAAGGACACATAGCAAAAACTTCCATTCTATTCTATCACAGGCTTTAGACATGTCAAATTTAAGAGCTATAGATCCCTCTATTACCTCTCTTATAATTAATCTAGTGGATATATTCATGACCCATCATAACATTGTCCAAAATTTGTCTTCCTAGCACAAAAGCTGCTTGACCACTACTTATGCAATCATTCAAAATAGGCTTCATTCTAttaacaagtactttggaaataattTTATAAACAACATTGCATAAACTGATTGGCCTGAAATGAGAAAGATTCAATGGTGTATCAATCTTAGGAATCAGTATGACTAATGTTTCATTAAAAGTTTTTCACATATAACCCAGATGAAAAAAACTCTTAATAGTCTCCAGTAGGTCCTTTTTAATGATACCCTGAAATCTTTGAAAAAATAAGGGAGACATACCATATGGTCCTGGAGCTTTATTGGGGTGCATGGAAAATAAAGCCtgcttaattttcttttctgttaCAGGTCTAGTAAGCTGAAGGTTCATCTGTTCTGTAATTGTTCTGGGAATGCCCTGAAAGATCTCTTCAAAAGCTATAGGCCATGAACTATTAAACAAATTCTGATAGTACTTAGCCACTTCTTCACCTATCTCCTCATCTGTTTCACACCAGCCACCTTGTTCCTTTTCCAATCTAGATAACCTATTTCTTCTCCTTCTACTTGCAACTCTCATATGAAAATAAGCAGTGTTTTTGTCCTCTTCTTTCAACCACTTGCATTTGGATTTTTTTGCCCAAAATGCTTCTTCCTTTGCATATTCAACAGTAAGTTTTCTTTTGAGGTCCATGATCAAAGACTGCTTATTTTGTACATTACTATCCTGTGTCTTTTCAATTTGGTCTTCGATGGCCTGAATATTGGTTTTACTATTAGACTGAAGTCCTTTGTTTCATACCTTGAGAGCTAATCTACATTCTTTAATTTTCCTAGTCATTTTGTATCCTTTGGATCCCATTTGTTGTTTTTTCCATGTAGAATCATCTTTTCCATCTTTTCCTTTCCGGTCTGGTATCCATTATTAGCATAGCATGGTAAGAAGCTACAATATGTATGTGCATCAACTTTGCTCTACCGGTGTCTCTCTTCCATTCCAGACTTGTTAAAGCTCTATCTAATCTTTCCTTAATCTTTTCACCAATGCTCTATTATTACTCCAAGTCCAAGGCAATCCTTCAAAACCAAGGTCAATGAGCTTATTTCTGGtaatgaaatttttgaactttctaAAAGACTAGTCTTCTCTTGCTTTTCCACCCCACTTTTCATCCTTGGAAATTATGTCATTAAAGTCACCAATGAACACAATTTTGTTGTTCCACAATCTTCTTCTCTCAGTTAGGATTTCTCACTATTTTTGTCTAATTGATGCCTCTGAGTTTGCATATATATAGATACACCACCAGCTATCTGATTCTTGGTTAGCAGTAATCTTAATCTCAATGGTGAAGTccataaacaaaattttatcaatCTTTAGTTCCTTGTTCCAAAAGATTGCTAAACCACCCGTCTTACCAATCGAGTTAACCACAAAAATATTATCATAGTCGactctttttctaatttttccataatttttttatttttagtttcattaAGAAACACCAGATTTGGGGAGTGAAGGTTACAAACCTCCTTAAGACTGGGAACTATCAAGGAGCTCCTGACACCTTGGTAGTTCCATGCCAAAACCTTCATATTGAGTTAGGAGACGACTTCAGGCTAGTCTTCGTCACCTTCAGCTCATTATTCATTTTCCCTTcatgtttctttttgtttctctttggGTTCATTTCCTCATCTTGCATCATATCAACTTTCTTTGGCTGGGACATCTTTAATTTTCCACCCAATTCTTCTATTACCATACACCCATTCTAGCTGATCTCCATCAGTGGTTTCCTGTTCATCAGATTGTTGCCGTTCTTCCTTTTGATTTTCATCTCTCTTGTCTTGCTCAACTTCTTATTTCCTCCATTTTCACTCTCTTATGGAAGGCTCTTGTCTGGAGTTTCCATTTCCAGTTCCATTGAGCTTCTTGTGGTTTTGGCTGAATGCAAgatctcttcttttccttcatcAATGGTCATTGTCATCATTTCAGCCTTGTGTTCAGAAGAAGCCAACTTGAGCCCCTCCACTTTTTTTATGATTTAGGGGGCGTTTGGTAAAAGGGTATCGGAATTAAGTAATGGAATAAACTCCATAATTGGTGTTTGGGTCACTGGTAtgggaattgaaattttggaatgatttttaaaaatttggcaTCCCTCCATTCCTTAGTAAAAGggtgggttttgtccaaaacccaagtgtgattccaaaatcttataattacataatatttagtataattaatatatatatgtatattatatatattatatatttatgtttatgtttatatttatattataatatatacatatatataatatattataattataatattttattataatattagtatattatgtaaatatatattataattatttagttaaatataattatatttatataatatatattataaatttattaatattatataacaatatatttataatatatatgtatatttataaatgtatattatatgtgcatataattataatatatacatgtatataatattaataaattatataattatatttatatttattattttaaatataataatatataataataactatatctaatattaatatgcattatatttatataaaatattagtatcattaatatttatatattatataattataattatatatttatattataacatttgtataattataattaattatatataatatttaatttaattagttacaaacttataataacgatattattatattatataattatatattataattatttagttaaatataattatacttatataatatatattataaatttattaatattatataataatatatttataatatatatttataaatgtatattatatgtgcatataattataatatatacatgtatgtaatattaataagttatataattataataattattattattttaaatataataatatataataataaatgtatttaatatgtaatatatattatatttatataaaatatttgtatatattatatacttatatttatattttaacatttgtatatttatatttaattatatatataatatttaatttaattagttacaagcttataataatattattattagttatatgtattatataatgtatattaatttatgtaatataattaatattatcaattatactaataattatacatgtttactaatagaaattattaattagttagactaaatttactaatacatttatactaatatatttaattagtgaatattttatatatctcatttacaaagagccaataactatcatttacaatgtgatttataatatatttattatattccattccgaaagagtcgacgaaccaaacatcaactacAGTAATGATACACATTTCAGGTACTTGAACCAAACAAATGTATTAGAATGAATGATCTCACTCCAAACCCAAGATATCCGATTTTGAATCCGAATTCGATTCTGACCGTGCGAACCAAACGCCACTTTAATCTTCAGTCTTTTTCTGGTCTCCCACTTTTTTCCGAGTTATTTCCTTTTGTGGTTTAACACTCTGACCCAAACTTTTGTTGTGGTCCATGTTCAAGGGTGGCCCACTGTCTTTAGATGCTTTTGAATTTTGACTTTGAGTTTTCATGGGACTAGGCCCACCAATTCTTTCACCTGGTCACTCCTCTGACAGTTCCTGCTGGTGATTCCTTTCTTCCTGTATTTCCCGTATCTTGTGAGGATTGATTATGTATTCACCTTCACAGAGCAGCCTATAAGCAATTGAATTCTAAGGGATTTTACCCTTAGCCTCAAAGGTTGGTTTGGGAtccacctttttctttggtgattgatgcgactgccaaaaaccagatccgagctgagctgtAGCGAGCCGAGCTGGTCAGGCGCAACCGACCTGCGAGAGGAAGCCGAGCTAACGTACCTACAAAGAAAGGTCAAGAGCGGGACTGATGTCCCCGGAATatctccgacggtcaagtcagtaagCTTGTTCACGGAGCAATAGTATAGAATACTTGTGTATGCGTACCTTGTATCGCCCCTAGGCGTGGTATATATAGGGCAGAATAGGTTTGTAGTTTCCTTGTGGGAGTCAGAGTCCCTGTAGGGTTTGGAGTCTTCTTAGGGTTTCGTGCGGCGGCTCCTACAAGTTCTGGAACAATGGCCCATAAGGCCCATCGCAGGGAGCAGCTGATACGGCCGAGCCGGCATCCTCATGCCGAGCTGTCGCCCACGAACGGTGGGGTCTATATGATCGACCTGATGCTCGCAGTATGCCGAGCTGACACGTGTCACGCGCGGATTcgccccactacactagccccccttgagtctagagtcactgaGGAGATGCGTGAGTCTGGACCAAAGTTCGAAGCGTCAGGTCGGCCTCGTGTGGGACCCACGATCCCACGACCACATGCCTGATTCAGATAACTGCCACGTCTACCGCCATAACCGTCACCTCAAGAGTCACGTCCTTCATGATGGCAGTCATCAGTTCAAGCGTTTTCCAAGGTAACCGTCCTTTTGCaataaattcaaatttcttCCTCGGGACTCTTCGCATTCCCGCCCAGGGGGCCTATAAATAGGTCCTACAAAACGTCGCTTTCAAGCCTCCATTCTCATTTTCTCTTCTTCCCAGTCTTCTTCAGCTCGCTCCGCATCCTATGAGGTCGTCCGAGAGTAGGATTTCCTTCTAAGCACCTCAGTTCTTCCCCTTCATCTATCAGTAAgtcctcttttccttttatgtCGTCTTCTTCCACACACTCAGACCTCACCAGCTCAGCACCTAGGCGCAGAATTGCCCGACCTGCACTCATAGAAATACTCTCATCCAGCCCTTCTTCTTCCAGCTCGTCTGAGTCTGAATACCTTCCTCCCCCAGCCCCACCTCTTGCTATGGCCTTGGACCAACCTGGCCCCTCTGCTCAGCCCGAAGCTGGAGCTGCTGTCCCAGGGATTCCCCTGGAGGCAGGTCCAGCTCGCGCTAGGGTAGAACTTGCTAGGGGGCGAGACATCGACTTTGGGGAAGTCGAGGTTATCACCTCCCTCCTCAACCAGGGGGATGTGGACGAACTAGTGGGGAGGTACGACATTCTCCCCCAGTTCGAGGCTAGGGCAGCCCGGCCAGGGGAGTACGCTTGCCGACCTCCCCCTGGGTTCGTGGCTATCTATAGGGATCAGCTCGTGGCTGGTCTCCGCCTTCCCATTCCCCAATTTCTCTATGACATCCTAACCTTCTGGGGTATCCGAATTACCCAGCTATCTCCCAATGCCAaccgatcaatccttggtttctTCATCTTGTGCCGAGCTCTTGAAATCCCCTACACCTTGGACCTGTTCAGGTCATTTTTTCAAATGAAGGTGAGCGGCCCAGCTCACGGATGGTTCTACTTCGCTCGTAGGAGCGGGGGGGAGCTCCCTACCCGCGAGCTGTTCTCGCATATGCCTTCCTCTATCAAGGGCTGGAAGGCATACTTCTTTTTTGTGAAAAACACTGGGTTTCCTCCCCTGACCTGGAGGGAGGAAACCCAAGTATCCGATCCCCTTCCCTCGCCTCTGCCCGAGGCCGAGCTA of Coffea arabica cultivar ET-39 chromosome 5c, Coffea Arabica ET-39 HiFi, whole genome shotgun sequence contains these proteins:
- the LOC140007363 gene encoding uncharacterized protein, coding for MDLKRKLTVEYAKEEAFWAKKSKCKWLKEEDKNTAYFHMRVASRRRRNRLSRLEKEQGGWCETDEEIGEEVAKYYQNLFNSSWPIAFEEIFQGIPRTITEQMNLQLTRPVTEKKIKQALFSMHPNKAPGPYVKWDSALCGLKGAYLPVPTLLISMGINQAMSVPLEELDRELKSPAVISYLFLTDDSLIFCKDSGKKASEITRILQIYEQASRQKAKYLGLPMVIRRSKNSTFKFLKDKMIAKLQGQKGKMLSNAGKEVLLKSVALVLPSYTMSVFKLSDGLLDQRSRSTVDFSTTLKEEEVVILNWSLYNGDPEIAKFTLPFVGFNIDKTSWKIPSSFFGKVCFTSYYWEWVEDIFGRYKEVFTRVNIFEAVYASRFSYDRCENIL